One region of Thiorhodovibrio frisius genomic DNA includes:
- a CDS encoding ABC transporter permease, which translates to MMAYILRRVAYALPILIGVNILTFALFFVVNSPDDMARMQLGDKRVTQEAIDTWKAEHGYDQPLFVNPAAEGLGALTQTIFFQKSLKLFAFDFGSSDSGRNIGNDISQRMWPSLAIAVPVLLTGLAINISYALMIVFFRATYIDFGSVVLLVAMMSISSLFYIIGGQFLIGKLLHLVPISGYDTGFEALKFLILPVIVSVIASIGSGTRLYRTFFLEEINRDYVRTARAKGLAERVVLFRHVLRNALIPILTGVVAVLPLLFMGALITESFFGIPGLGSYTIDAISRQDFAIVRAMVFLGSVLYILGLILTDISYTLVDPRVRLS; encoded by the coding sequence ATGATGGCCTATATTTTGCGCCGGGTAGCCTATGCGCTGCCGATCCTCATCGGGGTGAATATTCTCACTTTCGCGCTCTTTTTCGTGGTCAACTCGCCCGATGACATGGCGCGCATGCAGCTTGGGGATAAGCGCGTGACCCAAGAAGCCATCGACACCTGGAAGGCCGAGCATGGCTATGACCAGCCGCTGTTTGTCAATCCGGCCGCCGAGGGGCTGGGTGCGCTGACCCAGACGATTTTTTTCCAAAAGTCACTCAAGCTCTTTGCCTTTGATTTTGGTTCATCCGACAGCGGGCGTAACATTGGCAACGACATCTCCCAGCGCATGTGGCCGAGTCTGGCCATCGCGGTGCCTGTGTTGCTCACGGGTCTTGCCATCAACATCAGCTATGCGCTGATGATTGTGTTCTTCCGCGCCACCTATATCGACTTCGGCAGCGTGGTGCTGCTGGTGGCCATGATGTCTATTTCCAGTCTGTTCTACATCATTGGCGGGCAGTTTTTGATTGGCAAGCTGCTGCATTTGGTGCCCATCTCTGGCTATGACACTGGATTTGAGGCGCTCAAATTCCTGATCCTTCCAGTGATTGTCAGCGTTATCGCCAGCATTGGCAGCGGTACTCGCCTGTATCGCACCTTTTTCCTTGAGGAGATCAACCGCGATTATGTGCGTACCGCGCGCGCCAAGGGCTTGGCCGAGCGAGTGGTGCTCTTCCGCCATGTGCTGCGCAATGCGCTCATTCCTATCCTGACCGGCGTGGTGGCGGTGCTGCCGCTGTTGTTCATGGGCGCGCTCATTACCGAGTCTTTCTTTGGTATCCCGGGGCTCGGCAGCTACACCATCGATGCCATCAGCCGCCAGGACTTTGCCATTGTGCGCGCCATGGTGTTTCTCGGCTCGGTGCTCTACATTCTGGGGCTGATTTTGACGGACATCTCCTACACGCTGGTCGATCCGAGGGTGCGGCTGTCATGA